In Fluviicola sp., the sequence CGATTCACCGCTTCATTGGCGGTTTTGCAGGTCTGGTAATTGAATTCGGGTTCATTCATTGCTTTCTTATGAAAAGAAATGGTTTTGGAGGAAGCGTAAATAATGGGTGTGCAATCCAGTAACAAACGGTTGTCTGCCAATGATTTGATCACTACTTCCGGCCCGATACCATTAACGTCTCCGATGGAAATTCCTACTCGAATAGGAACTGCACGGCCTTCTTCTTTGATTTTCTCTTTTTCCATCTTATGCAAGGCGTTTTAAGAAGTTAATCATTAAACGGATTCCTGTTCCCGTTCCTCCAACACCTCTGTAATCCTGAGGTCTGTCAAGGAAAGCCGGTCCGGCGATATCCATGTGGATATACGGTGCTTTTACGAAGTGCTCGAGGAATTTTCCGGCGGTAATCATTCCGGCATAGCCGTTCCCAACGTTGTTCAAATCGGCAATTTTTGATTTCATATCGTCGTAATAGTCGTCCCAGAACGGGAATTCGACCATGCGTTCGTAGGTTTCCATTCCTGCTTCGTTGAGCATGGTGAAGTATTTTCTGTCAGCATTTCCCATCATAATCGCAGCGCGTGTCCCGATGGCGCGTGCAGCTGCTCCTGTTAAGGTGGCTGCGTCAATCACCAGTTCCGGTTTGAACTTATCGGAATAAGCCAATGCATCTGCCAGGATCATGCGGCCTTCTGCGTCGGTGTTTAACACTTCTACGGTTGTTCCGTCGTACATGGTAATGATGTCTCCCGGAGTATAAGCATTTAATCCTGGACGGTTGTCCGTTGCAGGAATCAACCCGATCAGGTGGATAGGAAGTTCCATCATGGCTGCTGCGTAAATGGTTCCGGCCATCATTGCGGCTCCTGCCATATCGGATTTCATGGCGTCCATAGAACCCGCAGTTGGTTTTAAGCTCAAACCTCCGGTGTCATATACCACTCCTTTTCCGACCAGAACAATTGGCTTTTTGTTGCTGGCTTTTTTGGGTTTGTATTCGATGATGGTAAATGTCGGCGGATCAACCGATCCTTTGTTTACGGCTAGCAATCCACCCATTTTCAGGGATTCGATCTTGGATTTTTCCAGGATCGTTACTGAAAACTGCGCTTCTTTTCCTTTTTCTTCGATAGCTTCTGCCAATTGCGTGGCATTCAACCCGGAAACGGGTTCGTTTACCAAATCGCGCGCCCAGAAAACGGCTTTCAGAGTTGCCGAAAGTTCTTCAATGGCCGAAGCAGTAATTTTTGCAGAAAAATCGATGGTTTCCAATGCGTATTTTTCCTTTTTTGCCTCTTTCCGGTATTTCAGGTACTGGTAACCCGAAAGTGCGAAACCTTCAGCCAGCAGAAGGCTGTTGTTTTTTCCTCCGTCAATGAAAATGCTTTTGACTTCTTTTGGCAAAGCAGTACGAAGTTTGTGCCCCATGATGCGCAATTTTTCATCGTTTGCCTGCTCTTTGATAAACACAAAGTGTTTCCCTTTCAGAGGAAGATGCAGGAATTGCAAATCGGCATTTTTGTGAAAGATTTCCAGTTCTTCGGCCACCGTTTTCGGCAGCC encodes:
- a CDS encoding leucyl aminopeptidase family protein, which gives rise to MNFNTSAAFDQQEGLVVLVGKKIETQTRLPKTVAEELEIFHKNADLQFLHLPLKGKHFVFIKEQANDEKLRIMGHKLRTALPKEVKSIFIDGGKNNSLLLAEGFALSGYQYLKYRKEAKKEKYALETIDFSAKITASAIEELSATLKAVFWARDLVNEPVSGLNATQLAEAIEEKGKEAQFSVTILEKSKIESLKMGGLLAVNKGSVDPPTFTIIEYKPKKASNKKPIVLVGKGVVYDTGGLSLKPTAGSMDAMKSDMAGAAMMAGTIYAAAMMELPIHLIGLIPATDNRPGLNAYTPGDIITMYDGTTVEVLNTDAEGRMILADALAYSDKFKPELVIDAATLTGAAARAIGTRAAIMMGNADRKYFTMLNEAGMETYERMVEFPFWDDYYDDMKSKIADLNNVGNGYAGMITAGKFLEHFVKAPYIHMDIAGPAFLDRPQDYRGVGGTGTGIRLMINFLKRLA